Proteins encoded within one genomic window of Anopheles gambiae chromosome 3, idAnoGambNW_F1_1, whole genome shotgun sequence:
- the LOC3291558 gene encoding uncharacterized protein LOC3291558, giving the protein MLGQLVRRGLRYSRCVYAVHTRTIKVDSSTKLGFPCAYTDEETRKILNTLNEQDVEELYKYNISKYRLKKIEGWRKKFGTFLSLEQVLELDGFGVTVLRKFYDSIVHGPKEDAVVAPKAIKKDVKFTTPLLSAQMVPKINSCVSLYVGLDYVTWAHFKLAKEQPTALAGWNSYNISDRKLHINELIRNVSQINRLIPEADVYVVENPPVAQASAMGSAVQTNINVQRSQLIGMLMLMLANRPSPFTDNSANHPTDGTVSSNVFFLKQYLSARLFGIFIGNERVSSEEVIRSIMERQLAPNEEVLESIQSRLIIPSGLKIIYEENDSAEREFLGQSLLLGLTFLRLCIFKCEDSLKIFRR; this is encoded by the exons ATGCTTGGGCAGCTGGTACGCCGGGGCCTCCGGTATTCCCGGTGCGTGTACGCCGTCCATACACGCACAATCAAAGTGGACAGTTCAACCAAGCTCGGGTTTCCGTGCGCTTACACCGACGAGGAAACGAGGAAAATTCTCAACACACTCAACGAACAGGACGTAGAGGAGCTGTACAA GTACAACATCTCCAAGTACCGGCTGAAGAAGATCGAAGGATGGCGCAAAAAGTTCGGCACCTTTCTCTCCCTGGAGCAGGTGCTCGAGCTGGACGGGTTCGGTGTGACGGTGTTGCGCAAATTTTACGACTCCATCGTGCACGGCCCAAAGGAGGACGCGGTGGTGGCGCCGAAGGCCATCAAAAAGGACGTTAAGTTCACGACGCCCCTGCTGAGCGCACAGATGGTGCCGAAAATCAACAGCTGCGTGTCGCTGTACGTCGGGCTGGACTACGTGACCTGGGCCCACTTCAAGCTGGCGAAGGAGCAGCCCACCGCACTGGCCGGTTGGAACAGTTACAACATCAGCGATCGCAAGCTGCACATCAACGAGCTGATCCGCAATGTGTCGCAGATCAATCGCCTCATCCCGGAGGCGGACGTGTACGTGGTGGAAAACCCACCGGTCGCGCAAGCCTCCGCGATGGGCTCGGCCGTACAGACCAACATCAACGTGCAGCGCTCGCAGCTGATCGGTATGCTGATGCTTATGCTGGCCAACAGGCCGTCTCCGTTTACGGACAATAGCGCAAATCATCCGACCGATGGAACCGTCAGCAGCAACGTGTTCTTCCTCAAGCAGTACCTCTCCGCCCGGCTGTTCGGTATCTTCATCGGCAACGAGCGGGTATCGTCGGAGGAGGTGATCCGCTCGATTATGGAACGGCAGCTCGCACCGAACGAGGAAGTGCTGGAATCGATCCAATCCAGGCTCATCATACCGTCCGGGCTGAAGATTATCTACGAAGAGAACGACAGTGCGGAGCGCGAGTTTCTCGGCCAGTCGCTGCTGCTCGGGCTTACCTTTCTGCGACTGTGCATATTCAAGTGCGAGGACAGTTTGAAAATATTTAGAAGATAA
- the LOC133392719 gene encoding dynein regulatory complex protein 10-like, translating to MGDSFEAVCAGDSEEDVAAVRAMVEKITSEIMAHGEEEYDSYDPESLQKVEFNIQINRVGMILGEMTQTLEVLFCLPIICQNEALLDACFDVDDKNVIKFLSQYIASNTTPAMTKDDIDVEELKIPSGQLIELATLLSKKELHAATIGHVKQLPGVYRRFLSNIREFRKFTINKMKLTAQKDLAKEKILHRLWTRNERNKKEIRKIEDILVMKKEKLEESVQEKYAVIERYRQEYEELGERSRDNIVKFMDDSDREMYHYFERSDQRYENLLEEAAGTQKTYQQQLQADLTVEKTNRLKKLKLTNQLQMWLHKYDKDAGERTHELKELVAKLNTRQQEYNRWKRNIFDPQEKKYFDAMEEKRQIEIREQEERIEAFMMNRAAKVLQRAWRSVAERKRKMRGKGRGRKGKGKRK from the exons ATGGGCGATAGCTTTGAGGCGGTTTGTGCCGGCGATTCTGAGGAGGATGTGGCCGCCGTAAGGGCAATGGTGGAGAAGATAACGTCGGAAATAATGGCACACGGTGAGGAGGAGTACGATTCGTACGATCCGGAAAGCCTCCAGAAGGTGGAGTTTAACATTCAGATCAACCGGGTCGGCATGATCCTGGGCGAAATGACGCAAACACTCGAGGTGCTGTTCTGTCTGCCAATCATCTGCCAAAATGAAGCCCTGCTGGACGCTTGCTTCGATGTGGACGACAAGAATGTGATCAAATTCCTGAGCCAGTACATTGCGTCCAATACTACGCCCGCGATGACCAAGGACGATATCGAT GTCGAGGAGCTGAAGATTCCCTCCGGACAGTTGATAGAGCTGGCGACGCTTCTCTCCAAGAAGGAACTGCACGCAGCAACGATTGGGCACGTGAAGCAG CTTCCCGGTGTTTATCGTCGCTTCCTTTCGAACATACGCGAGTTCCGGAAGTTCACTATCAACAAAATGAAGCTGACGGCACAAAAGGACCTGGCGAAGGAGAAGATACTGCACCGCCTGTGGACGCGGAACGAGCGCAACAAGAAGGAAATCCGTAAGATCGAAGACATACTGGTGATGAAGAAGGAAAAGTTGGAGGAGTCGGTGCAGGAAAAGTACGCCGTGATCGAGCGGTACAGGCAGGAGTACGAAGAGTTGGGCGAGAGGAGTCGTGACAATATCGTAAAATTCAT GGATGATTCCGATCGTGAGATGTACCATTACTTCGAACGAAGCGATCAGCGGTACGAGAATCTGCTTGAGGAAGCGGCCGGCACGCAAAAGACCTACCAGCAACAGTTGCAGGCCGATCTGACGGTGGAGAAAACGAATCGGTTGAAGAAACTGAAGCTTACCAATCAGCTTCAAATGTGGCTGCACAAGTATGATAAGGATGCGGGCGAAAGGACGCACGAGCTGAAGGAGCTGGTGGCCAAGCTGAACACGCGCCAGCAGGAGTACAACCGTTGGAAGCGCAACATCTTCGATCCGCAGGAGAAAAA GTACTTTGATGCAATGGAGGAGAAGCGTCAGATTGAGATACGCGAGCAGGAGGAACGGATCGAAGCGTTTATGATGAACCGGGCGGCTAAGGTACTGCAACGTGCGTGGCGTTCGGTCGCGGAAAGGAAGCGCAAGATGCGTGGCAAAGGACGTGGCCGGAAGGGCAAAGGAAAACGGAAGTAA